DNA sequence from the Cohnella herbarum genome:
CCGAAGCAAAGGTTGAAGACATATGCCGAGTATGCGGCAGCCCATCCTGAGTTCAAAGACGAAGCGGAATGGTACTCGCTAACGGAAGCGGAACATTTTCAACGAAAGTCCAGCTTAATGATCCAAACGGAACACTGGAACGAACCTTACGTCTCTCCTGAACCTAAGGGATACATCACGTATAACACGCTTGGCGGCCAGAGATGGCGCCTGCCGGGCGAGTGGGTCGAATGGGAACTGACGGTGCCGAAAGACGGCTGGTATGAAATCGATCTGAAAGCGTACCAGAACTATCGGAACGGCTTCAAAGCTTATCGAACGATCGAAATCGACGGAGAGACGCCTTTCCGGGAGTTGTTGCGGTATCCGATCGAATTCAATAGGGAGTTCACGATCGAGACTTTAGTGGATCAGGAGGGCAAGCCTTATCGCTTTTACCTGACCGAAGGCGCGCACAAGCTGCGCATGACGGCGGATTCCTCCCCGCTGCAACCGGTTAAGCTGGCGTTGACGGACGTGTTAACGGATTTGTCCACCTTCGACCGCAACATTCGGCTCATAACGGGCAATTACAGCATTAAAGCCTTCGATGGCAACATGGACGAGAAGCGGACTTGGGATATGAAGAAATTCGATCCGGACATCGAGAGGAAGATGGATGGCTTCGTCCAACAAATGACGATGATTAGGGACTACCTTAACGATATGAACGGTAAAAATTCGGATATCTCGGAGGCGCTGCTTAACGCGCTGGATCTCCTCGTGAAGATGAGGAACGACGTGGACGAGATTCCGAACAAGATTAACGATTTCTCGACGATTCAAGGCAATATCGGAACGTGGATGACGACGCTGACGCAGCAGCCGCTGCTTCTGGATTACATCATTCTGCGTACTCCGGGTACCGAGACGGGATTAAAAGAACCGACGGGGCTATCGCGCATTCCATATTCGATTGTCGATTTCAGCCGTTCCTTCGTGAAGGATTACGATATGCGCAAGCATAATCGCGATGAAGCTTTGACGATCTGGGTGCAGCGCGGACGCGATTACGCGGATCTGTTACGCGAGATGATCAATCAGGATTTCACCCCGAAGACGGGAATCGAAGTCAACGTGAATCTCATGCCGAACCCGAATATGCTCATTCTCGGGAACGCGGCTGGGGAAGTGCCGGATGTCGCGTTAGGGATTGGCGAAGCCACGCCGGTGGATTATGCGATGAGGAACGCGGTAGAAGATTTGTCCGGCTATCCCGACTTCGAAGAAGTATTCGACAGGTTCATCCCGGGCGTACGTCGCGCGATGAGCTATGACGGCGGTGTGTACGGGTTACCGGAGGTACAGAACTTCCAGATGCTGTTCTACCGCACGGATATTCTGGAGAGCTTGAACCTGAAGGTGCCGGACACATGGGAAGACGTCTTCGATATGCTTCCGACGCTCCAAGAGAACGGGATGACGATGAACTATCCGAAAGCCGACTTCTCGACTTTGTTTTTCCAGAACGGCGCGGAGCCTTATTCCGCGGACGGACTTACGAGCACGTTGACAAGCGATCAAGGCATGGAAGCTTTCAAGCGATGGACGGAATTATTCGACAAGTACAATTTGCCGATCGATATTCCCGCGTTCTTCCAGCATTTCCGCGATGGGGACATTCCGATCGGGGTTGCGGACTTCAACACTTACGTGCAGTTGCTCGTCGCCGCGCCGGAAATAACCGGTCATTGGAAGATCGCCCCGCTGCCGGGAATCAAGCAACCGAACGGACAAGTGGCGAGATGGTCGCCTCAAGGGTTGTCGGCTGGCATGATCATGAAGAAAAGCGAGCGCAAAGACGAAGCCTGGCAATTCCTGAAATGGTGGACCTCGGCAGAGGTGCAAGCTCAGTACGCGAGCGACATCGAATCGTTCTACGGCATCGAATTCCGTTGGAATACGGCCAACGTCGATGCGATGAAAACTCTCTCTTGGCCTAACGACGATTTGAAGGCATTAAGGGAGCAAGCGAAATGGGCGAAAAATTTGCCGTACGTTCCGGGGTACTACTTCCTAACGCGGGAAATGGAATTCGCTTGGAACCGCACCGTGTTCGATCGCGTTCCTGCGCAAGAGTCGCTCGAGAAAGCCCAGATGTCGCTGCAGCGAGAGATGTATCGGAGACAGAAGGACTTCGGCATCGCCGGCGACGAGGATCTGCAAGTCCCGCAAATTAGCGAACCTTACGAATGGGAGGAACCTCAATGACGAATACGGAGCTTACTCCCGGGATCGCCAAGGTCGGCCGGTCGGTTCAATGGAGAACGAAGCTAGCTCGCTTCTTCGCGGATATGAAACGCGACATGTTCTGTTATCTGTTCTTGGCTCCCTTTCTCGTCTGTTTCATGATCTTTATCGTCATTCCCGTCGTCATGGCCGCGACGTTGGGTTTTACGTCCTACGACGGGTTCGGCTCGTTAAGGTTTATCGGATTTAACAACTACATCACGTTATTCACTCAAGACATCATCTTCTTGACCAAAGCGTTGCCGAACACGTTTTTGTTCGCGATCATCGTCGGTCCCGGCGGTTACTTGCTCGCTTTTCTGTTCGCCTGGCTGATCCATCAACTTCCGATTAAGATTCGAGACTATTACACGCTCGCGTTCTATGCTCCTTCGATGGCCGGAGCCGTGGCGTTGTCGGTCGTATGGATTGCGGCGTTCAGCGGGGATCGCGTCGGTTACGTGAACAATTTCTTGCTGGACATGGGCTGGATTAACGGACCGATCGTGTGGCTGCAGAAGCCCGAGTATTTAATGAAGGTCATGATCATCGTTTCCTTGTGGATGAGCTTCAGCGTCGGTTTCCTGGCTATGCTGGCCGGTCTCCAGACGGTCAACCGGGAATTATACGAAGCGGGAAGAATCGACGGAATTTCGAATCGGCTTCAAGAGATGTTCTACATTACGCTACCTTCGATGAAGCCGCAGATGCTGTTCAGCGCCGTCATGACCATCGTGACGACTTTGAAGGCGGGAAGCATCGCCACGCAATTGACGGGTCTTCCCGTTACGCCGCAATACGCGGGGCATCTCGTCGTCAACCATATCGACGATTACGCGTTTATCCGCTTCGAGCTCGGTTATGCTTCGGCGATCTCGGTCATGCTGCTGCTCGTCAGCTATTTCGCCATGAGGTTCTCTTATCGGCTGTTCGGATCGAAGGAGGAGCTGTAGAACGATGATTCGAAGACTTCGTAGAGTGTCGCCGTTTCAAGTCATCCTGATTTCCGCGTTTAGCGCGCTGGCCGCGTTCATGTCGCTGCCGATCATATTTATCGTGAACCATGCTTTTAAGCCGCAAAGCGAGCTGTTCTTGTTTCCGCCGAGATTCTGGGTGCAGGATCCTTCGATGCGTAATTTCGAAATTTTGCTCCTTCATGCCTCGAATTCGGCGGTTCCGTTCACTCGGTATTTGTTCAACAGCATCCTGATCGTCATCCTTACGCTCATCGGAGTCATTGTCGTAAGTACAATGGCCGGTTACGTGATCGCGAAGTACCGTTTTCATTTTAAGGGATTGATCATGTCGCTGATTACGTTGTCCCTGATGTTCGCGCCGGAGACCGTAAGCATTCCCAGATATTTGATCATTAGCGGTCTTCACATTAACGATACGTATTTCGGGCATATCTTGCCCGCGCTCGCTTCGCCTATCGCCGTATTCATGCTGATCGGGTTCATTTCCCAGATTCCGAACGAGCTGCTCGAAGCGGCTAAGATCGATGGGGCGAGTCAATTCGGGATTTTTACCAAAATGGTACTGCCTCTTACGATCCCGGCGATTGCGACGATCTCGATCTTCACCTTCCAGGGCGTATGGGGAGACGTGGAGCCTTCGACTTTGTTTATGCAAGATGAAACGATGAGGACGTTGGCCTTCTATGTCAACAGCTTGATCAGCGGTCTGCAGAACAGCGTATCGGGCCAGAACATGGCAGCTGCCGCCGGCTTGTTGATGTTCATCCCGAACTTGATTATTTTCCTGCTGTTCCAGAGGAAAGTGCTAGAGACGATGGTCCATTCCGGAATCAAGTGACAATCCAGCAAAGGAAGTCGGAACAATGAAAAGATGGCTTGTTTTCCTGCTTCTGGCAGCGACCGCCTTGCTTGCGGCACCGGTTACCACGCATGCGCGGCTCCCGTATCAGACGACCTATTTCGATAGCAATTTGTCCTATTGGTTCGGAATTCAGGCGATCTATAAGCCTGAAGGAGCCTTTGGCGACAACTTCGACGAGCCAGTCGATCTTCATATCGGAACGGACGATAACGTGTACGTAGCCGATAAGGGAAATGACAAAATTTACGTGATGGCGAACGACGGGAACGTCATTCGTTCCATCGGCGACGAAGAGGGCGCCGGAGCGTTAAGCTCGCCGGAAGGCGTGTTCGTCGCGCCGAACGGAGAAGTGTACGTGGCGGATTCCGGAAATCAAAGGATCGCCGTGTTCGATGCGGAGGGGAAATTCAACCGGGAGTATAAGAAACCGGATACGACCGTGATGGCGCAGGAACAATTCGTTCCGATCAAGCTCGTCGTCGATCGCCGCGGCGTCATGTACGTCGGACTGAATGCTTCGTATCAAGGCTTGGTGCGGATAAACCAAGAAGGCAAATTCATGGGTTATTTCGGAGCCAACAAAGCGCAGCAAACGCTGCTGAACTGGCTGAAGAAGCTCATTCTGAACAAGGAACAGTTGGCTAAGGAGGTTCCGAGCTTACCTAAGCCGATCGTGAATATCTCGCTTGATAAAGACGGATTCATCTATACCTCAACGGGCGGCAACTTCGGCGTCGGCGCCATTCGCAAGCTGAACGCCGGAGGCGTCGACGCTTTCAAGAACAAAACGTTCCAGCACAGCCACGGAATCAAGGACGTCGCGATCGACAAGAACGGATTTCTGTACAACATCGATCTGGATTTCGGAAGGGCGAATATTTTCGATCGGAACGGCTTGCCGCTGTTCGCCTTCGGCTTTACCGACGTGAATACGCAGCAATACGGGGTGTTCGGTTTTCCGACCAGCATCGGAGTCGATTCGAAGTTCAATATTTGGGTATCCGATAGCCGTACGAAGACGGTTCATAAGTTCAAGCGCACCGAGTTCGGTCACGATGTAATGAATGCGTTAGTGCTTTACGGCGAAGGCAAGTATGAGCAAAGCAAACCTTACTGGGAGCGGGTATTCGCCAGGAACGAGATGTTCAACAGCATCTATCAAGGGCTCGGCAAGGTGTACTTGGAAGAGAAAAACAACGAAAAAGCGCTCGAGTTCATGAAGGAAGCTTACGACACGAAAGGGTACTCCAAAGCGTTCTGGGAAATCCGTCTCGTCTGGCTGCAAAATCATTTCTTCGGGTTGCTGCTCGGAATCGCGGCCTTCGTTGTACTCGTGAAGTACTTCCCGTGGGCGGTTCGGAAAACGCTCGAAAGACGGCCGCTGCCGAAATCGTTCGATCGTCATCTGGCGGATGTGCGCAACTTCTTCCACGTCATGATCCATCCCTATGACGGGTTCTACCGGTTGAAGGAGGCTCGGGTGGCGCCTTGGCTGGTCATCGCGCTTCTGGTCGTCGTCGTGTCCGTGAAAATCGCGGCCATCTACTTGACCGGATTTCTGATCAATCCGATCGACGTGTCGCAGGTCGACTTGTTCAATGCTCTTCTGTGGTTCGTGCTTCCATGGATAACTTGGATCATCGCCAACTATTTAGTGTGCAGCATCAAGGACGGAGAAGGGAAGTTCAGGGAGGTCATCCAAGGAAGCACGTACGCGCTCGCTCCCTTCGTGGTGTTCTCGATTCCGCTGATGATTCTCTCCAATGTCATGACGCTGGAGGAAAGCGTACTGTTTAACTCCTTATCGTCGGTCATGTACATCTGGATGGCGGCGATGTTCATCGTCATGACGCAGGTCATCCATAATTTCGATTTCCTGGAGTCGCTGAAGAATATCGTCATTACCGTGTTCACGATCGGCACGATTTGGCTGTTCGGATTTATCGTTTTCGGACTGACCTATAATTTATACGACTTTTTCCATCAGCTTTACAATGAGGTGATCTTCTATCGTTAACTTCATCAAACGTCTATCCCTTCGAGTAAAGCTGGTTGCCTCGGCGGCATGTATCGTTATCGCGTTCCTGCTGATCTTCTTTCTCCGGCCGGGAGAAACCTCGCTGACCCAGGCGTTGGCGGAAGCGGGA
Encoded proteins:
- a CDS encoding YIP1 family protein; translated protein: MKRWLVFLLLAATALLAAPVTTHARLPYQTTYFDSNLSYWFGIQAIYKPEGAFGDNFDEPVDLHIGTDDNVYVADKGNDKIYVMANDGNVIRSIGDEEGAGALSSPEGVFVAPNGEVYVADSGNQRIAVFDAEGKFNREYKKPDTTVMAQEQFVPIKLVVDRRGVMYVGLNASYQGLVRINQEGKFMGYFGANKAQQTLLNWLKKLILNKEQLAKEVPSLPKPIVNISLDKDGFIYTSTGGNFGVGAIRKLNAGGVDAFKNKTFQHSHGIKDVAIDKNGFLYNIDLDFGRANIFDRNGLPLFAFGFTDVNTQQYGVFGFPTSIGVDSKFNIWVSDSRTKTVHKFKRTEFGHDVMNALVLYGEGKYEQSKPYWERVFARNEMFNSIYQGLGKVYLEEKNNEKALEFMKEAYDTKGYSKAFWEIRLVWLQNHFFGLLLGIAAFVVLVKYFPWAVRKTLERRPLPKSFDRHLADVRNFFHVMIHPYDGFYRLKEARVAPWLVIALLVVVVSVKIAAIYLTGFLINPIDVSQVDLFNALLWFVLPWITWIIANYLVCSIKDGEGKFREVIQGSTYALAPFVVFSIPLMILSNVMTLEESVLFNSLSSVMYIWMAAMFIVMTQVIHNFDFLESLKNIVITVFTIGTIWLFGFIVFGLTYNLYDFFHQLYNEVIFYR
- a CDS encoding extracellular solute-binding protein, with protein sequence MTRMKLPRATLRVILRLVLIAAVLFGGYRWINGGKTAIYASGVTTSDLLSYEDREEKIPYAKLMQEHSEDAESGGTGQQIGIQAAEYGESGAEAKLEIINDADGSALHWLNEEGWVEWTFRVPSSGWYELHLDYKPLASGKGSVILGIEIDGSYPFLESERIELQRNWKDAKYPYDRNEIGMEIRPQQTELVDWSTKAVSDFSVSSEPLLYRLEQGEHKLRMVGNKESVALREIKFLPKQRLKTYAEYAAAHPEFKDEAEWYSLTEAEHFQRKSSLMIQTEHWNEPYVSPEPKGYITYNTLGGQRWRLPGEWVEWELTVPKDGWYEIDLKAYQNYRNGFKAYRTIEIDGETPFRELLRYPIEFNREFTIETLVDQEGKPYRFYLTEGAHKLRMTADSSPLQPVKLALTDVLTDLSTFDRNIRLITGNYSIKAFDGNMDEKRTWDMKKFDPDIERKMDGFVQQMTMIRDYLNDMNGKNSDISEALLNALDLLVKMRNDVDEIPNKINDFSTIQGNIGTWMTTLTQQPLLLDYIILRTPGTETGLKEPTGLSRIPYSIVDFSRSFVKDYDMRKHNRDEALTIWVQRGRDYADLLREMINQDFTPKTGIEVNVNLMPNPNMLILGNAAGEVPDVALGIGEATPVDYAMRNAVEDLSGYPDFEEVFDRFIPGVRRAMSYDGGVYGLPEVQNFQMLFYRTDILESLNLKVPDTWEDVFDMLPTLQENGMTMNYPKADFSTLFFQNGAEPYSADGLTSTLTSDQGMEAFKRWTELFDKYNLPIDIPAFFQHFRDGDIPIGVADFNTYVQLLVAAPEITGHWKIAPLPGIKQPNGQVARWSPQGLSAGMIMKKSERKDEAWQFLKWWTSAEVQAQYASDIESFYGIEFRWNTANVDAMKTLSWPNDDLKALREQAKWAKNLPYVPGYYFLTREMEFAWNRTVFDRVPAQESLEKAQMSLQREMYRRQKDFGIAGDEDLQVPQISEPYEWEEPQ
- a CDS encoding carbohydrate ABC transporter permease encodes the protein MIRRLRRVSPFQVILISAFSALAAFMSLPIIFIVNHAFKPQSELFLFPPRFWVQDPSMRNFEILLLHASNSAVPFTRYLFNSILIVILTLIGVIVVSTMAGYVIAKYRFHFKGLIMSLITLSLMFAPETVSIPRYLIISGLHINDTYFGHILPALASPIAVFMLIGFISQIPNELLEAAKIDGASQFGIFTKMVLPLTIPAIATISIFTFQGVWGDVEPSTLFMQDETMRTLAFYVNSLISGLQNSVSGQNMAAAAGLLMFIPNLIIFLLFQRKVLETMVHSGIK
- a CDS encoding carbohydrate ABC transporter permease; the encoded protein is MTNTELTPGIAKVGRSVQWRTKLARFFADMKRDMFCYLFLAPFLVCFMIFIVIPVVMAATLGFTSYDGFGSLRFIGFNNYITLFTQDIIFLTKALPNTFLFAIIVGPGGYLLAFLFAWLIHQLPIKIRDYYTLAFYAPSMAGAVALSVVWIAAFSGDRVGYVNNFLLDMGWINGPIVWLQKPEYLMKVMIIVSLWMSFSVGFLAMLAGLQTVNRELYEAGRIDGISNRLQEMFYITLPSMKPQMLFSAVMTIVTTLKAGSIATQLTGLPVTPQYAGHLVVNHIDDYAFIRFELGYASAISVMLLLVSYFAMRFSYRLFGSKEEL